From a single Paludibacter jiangxiensis genomic region:
- a CDS encoding glycoside hydrolase family 31 protein encodes MKNLKNILILMLLVGLTAPLQAKVLSYKKDSDGITCTLNKGLMKVKLCFDNMVEVKYTTLPLFIEKPSLVITNPFKSAPSFDVAEKAGELVITTPKLKITIDKASNAVKYFDLSGNAILAEDDSQNKTMEPTTIAGIDVYNCTSQFQSPADEALFGLGCHPEDSLSINYKGRNQELAIRYMTGAIPVMLSTKGYGLFWDNYSASNFYGAEAGNTKYKYVSESGNMVDYYFIYGPDFDNIISTFRNASGNAPMFPKWALGLFQSQDRYKSQAEILSVKDGYRNNKIPVDVIVQDWFYWEPNVIGSHVMWPERYPNPKAMVDELHNSNIHAMISIWPVFSKGTEPFNQMSHSGGMTDIRWLNVMTNILDYYYDAHSPQARDLYWRQACDSLIGRFGWDAWWVDQCEPDNGNIGVDKYMDLRRQSHFAIGRGIDYMNTFSLMHSTGLYEHWRKEIADKRVFLLIRQAFAGQQRNSATLWSSDITCTWKAFRNQVPQGINACASGIPYWTSDIGGYHLNWQAPDWTTPTNQELFTRWFQFGTFSPIFRIHGKGERAIFSKNWSENTRSVLMKYDNLRYRLMPYLYSLSWKVTNEGYTIMRSLGFDFRNDDAVKNIPDQYMFGPAFLVNPVTQQLYSAPDSKKIAKTRKVYLPKSTNWYDFWTGKQIEGGKSIDAKATIETMPLYIKAGSIVPMGPYLQYANEKPADPIELRVYAGADADFVIYEDENDNYNYEKGKFATIPLHWNEAAKTLTIGNRQGEFAGMVKDRSFRVVLVNAKNGMGIEPAKTAKTVQYNGAEVSVKNL; translated from the coding sequence ATGAAAAACTTAAAGAACATCCTGATCCTAATGCTTCTGGTGGGTTTAACTGCCCCGCTTCAAGCAAAGGTTTTGTCGTACAAAAAAGACAGTGACGGCATTACCTGCACGCTCAACAAAGGCTTAATGAAAGTGAAGCTATGCTTCGATAACATGGTGGAGGTAAAATACACCACTTTGCCGCTCTTTATCGAAAAACCATCGTTAGTAATCACCAACCCGTTCAAATCTGCGCCGTCATTTGATGTGGCTGAAAAAGCAGGCGAACTGGTCATTACTACTCCAAAACTGAAAATCACGATTGACAAAGCGTCCAACGCTGTCAAATATTTCGATTTGTCAGGAAATGCGATTCTGGCAGAAGACGATTCTCAAAACAAAACCATGGAGCCCACTACCATAGCCGGCATCGACGTTTATAACTGTACTTCTCAGTTTCAATCGCCGGCCGACGAAGCGCTTTTCGGACTTGGATGCCATCCGGAAGATTCTCTCTCCATCAACTACAAAGGCCGTAATCAGGAACTTGCCATCCGTTACATGACAGGTGCTATTCCCGTGATGCTTTCCACCAAAGGATATGGTTTGTTCTGGGACAACTACTCTGCATCGAATTTCTACGGAGCAGAAGCCGGCAACACCAAATACAAATACGTCTCGGAAAGCGGCAATATGGTTGATTATTACTTCATTTACGGACCCGATTTCGATAATATCATTTCAACTTTCCGTAATGCTTCGGGCAATGCGCCGATGTTCCCAAAATGGGCTTTAGGTTTGTTCCAGTCACAAGACCGATATAAGAGCCAGGCCGAAATTCTTTCGGTAAAAGACGGTTACCGCAACAACAAGATTCCTGTGGATGTCATCGTGCAGGACTGGTTCTACTGGGAACCCAATGTAATCGGATCGCATGTGATGTGGCCGGAACGCTATCCGAATCCCAAGGCAATGGTTGACGAATTGCACAATTCCAATATCCATGCCATGATTTCAATCTGGCCGGTATTCTCCAAAGGCACCGAACCATTCAACCAAATGAGTCATTCCGGAGGCATGACCGATATTCGCTGGCTCAACGTAATGACCAACATTCTGGACTATTACTACGATGCTCACAGTCCACAGGCCCGCGATCTCTACTGGCGACAGGCTTGCGACAGTTTGATAGGCCGTTTCGGTTGGGATGCATGGTGGGTGGATCAGTGCGAACCCGACAATGGCAATATTGGAGTTGACAAATACATGGATTTACGCCGTCAAAGCCATTTTGCTATCGGTCGCGGCATCGACTATATGAATACTTTCTCGCTGATGCACTCTACCGGATTATACGAACACTGGAGGAAAGAAATTGCCGACAAACGTGTATTCTTATTGATTCGTCAAGCTTTTGCAGGACAACAGCGCAACTCGGCAACTCTTTGGTCGTCCGACATTACCTGTACATGGAAAGCTTTCCGCAATCAGGTTCCTCAGGGAATCAATGCCTGTGCCTCGGGTATTCCTTACTGGACATCAGACATAGGCGGTTACCACCTCAACTGGCAAGCACCCGACTGGACAACCCCTACCAATCAGGAACTTTTTACCCGTTGGTTCCAGTTCGGTACTTTCAGCCCTATCTTCCGCATCCACGGCAAGGGCGAACGTGCCATCTTCTCGAAAAACTGGAGCGAAAACACTCGTTCCGTCCTGATGAAATATGACAACCTGCGCTACCGCCTGATGCCATATCTCTACTCACTCTCGTGGAAAGTAACCAACGAAGGGTACACCATCATGCGTTCTCTCGGTTTTGATTTCCGCAACGATGATGCAGTAAAAAATATTCCCGACCAGTACATGTTCGGCCCTGCATTCCTTGTAAATCCAGTGACACAACAGCTCTACAGTGCACCTGACAGTAAAAAGATTGCAAAAACACGTAAGGTTTATCTGCCAAAATCGACCAACTGGTATGATTTCTGGACAGGCAAACAAATTGAAGGAGGAAAAAGCATAGATGCAAAGGCAACTATCGAAACCATGCCACTTTACATCAAAGCCGGATCGATTGTGCCGATGGGCCCATATCTCCAGTATGCAAATGAAAAACCTGCCGATCCTATCGAACTACGTGTTTACGCAGGTGCAGATGCCGATTTCGTTATTTATGAAGACGAAAACGATAACTACAACTATGAAAAAGGCAAATTTGCAACTATTCCTCTTCACTGGAACGAAGCCGCAAAAACGCTGACTATCGGTAACCGTCAGGGCGAATTTGCCGGAATGGTAAAAGACCGTTCGTTCCGTGTTGTGTTAGTCAATGCGAAAAACGGAATGGGTATTGAACCTGCAAAAACAGCCAAAACGGTTCAGTACAACGGAGCCGAAGTATCAGTAAAGAACTTGTAA
- the galB gene encoding beta-galactosidase GalB, which yields MNRFVSFFSAALILTLLSCNVVKNPRLTDNFNDGWKFHLGDTIDPQSPEFNDQSWRMLTLPHDWSIEGSFDKNSKAGYGGGYLNGGIGWYRKTFILDKNIYQDKDIFIDFDGVYCNSEVWINGHYLGKRPNGYISFQYELTKYLKLGKRNVIAVRVDNSHQPNSRWYSGCGIYRNVWLNAVSPVHFKQWGIGITTPKVTPQKATIKTQFQISLPGTDSSAVTIEAKLYDTEGKLVAQNGKVVSKDKKYNTTLELIAPHLWSTEDPYLYKLVSQLYVNKKLTDQVTTQVGVRYFNFDADNGFSLNGKPLKIVGVCNHHDLGCLGTAVNKRAIERQLEILKAMGCNGIRTSHNPPAPELLDLCDKMGFVVMDEAFDMWEKSKTTFDYSHEFKKWHTRDLQDQVLRDRNHPSVVVWSVGNEIPEQWRDSLNAGARIMKNLCSIVRSIDTTRPIVTANNEPNPKNAIINSGETDLIGINYHIENWLKFKQDYPGKKLIVTESTSALQTRGWYQMPSDSIARVPKRWDIPYSTPHHFCSAYDNCSAPWGSTHEETWKVVKANPYVSGMFVWTGFDYIGEPTPYTWPSRSSYFGIVDLAGFPKDVYYMYQSECTTKTVLHLFPHWNWKPGQTVDMWAYYNNADEVELFLNGRSLGRQHKVGDQLHVMWKVPFEAGTLRAISYKQGRQVASTEVKTAGIPNRIRLTADRRKITADGSDLSFVTIDIVDKDGNLVPDADNLVKFQLEGPGKIAGVDNGSPISMESFKADHRKAFNGKALCVVQSKKRSGIIRLTATSAGLATGIVEISSK from the coding sequence ATGAACAGATTTGTTAGTTTTTTCTCGGCCGCATTGATACTGACACTACTGTCGTGCAATGTTGTAAAAAATCCTCGTTTGACGGATAATTTCAATGACGGATGGAAATTTCATCTGGGAGATACCATCGACCCGCAATCTCCTGAATTTAATGATCAGTCATGGCGAATGCTTACACTCCCGCACGACTGGAGCATTGAAGGTTCATTCGACAAAAACAGCAAAGCCGGATACGGCGGTGGCTATCTGAACGGTGGTATCGGATGGTATCGCAAAACATTCATACTGGATAAAAACATATATCAGGACAAGGATATTTTTATCGACTTCGACGGAGTATATTGCAACAGCGAAGTCTGGATAAACGGACATTATCTCGGAAAGCGTCCCAACGGCTATATCTCATTTCAATACGAACTGACCAAATACCTTAAACTGGGAAAACGCAATGTGATTGCCGTCAGGGTAGACAACTCGCACCAACCCAATTCGCGCTGGTACTCCGGCTGCGGTATTTATCGCAATGTTTGGCTGAACGCAGTATCTCCGGTTCATTTCAAACAATGGGGTATCGGCATCACTACTCCGAAAGTAACTCCGCAAAAAGCCACTATCAAAACTCAATTTCAGATCTCATTACCCGGGACCGATAGCAGCGCTGTCACCATTGAGGCGAAATTATACGACACCGAAGGCAAACTGGTTGCGCAAAACGGCAAAGTTGTCTCAAAAGACAAAAAATACAACACCACGCTCGAACTGATCGCGCCGCATCTTTGGAGTACTGAAGATCCCTATCTCTACAAGCTGGTTTCTCAATTGTATGTCAACAAAAAACTAACCGATCAGGTAACAACTCAGGTAGGAGTACGTTATTTTAATTTCGATGCAGACAATGGATTTTCACTCAACGGCAAACCCCTGAAAATTGTGGGTGTTTGCAATCACCACGACTTAGGTTGTCTTGGTACGGCTGTCAATAAACGGGCAATCGAACGCCAGTTGGAAATTCTCAAAGCGATGGGCTGCAACGGTATCCGCACATCTCATAATCCTCCGGCTCCCGAATTGCTCGACCTTTGCGACAAAATGGGATTTGTAGTGATGGACGAGGCTTTCGACATGTGGGAAAAGAGCAAAACCACGTTCGATTATTCGCATGAATTCAAGAAATGGCATACACGCGATTTACAGGATCAGGTGTTGCGCGACCGCAATCACCCGAGCGTTGTTGTGTGGAGCGTGGGCAACGAAATTCCCGAACAGTGGAGGGATTCACTCAATGCGGGAGCCCGGATCATGAAAAATTTGTGTTCTATTGTCCGTAGTATTGACACAACTCGTCCTATCGTCACGGCCAACAATGAACCGAATCCCAAAAATGCCATTATCAATAGCGGAGAAACCGATTTGATCGGCATCAATTACCACATCGAAAACTGGTTGAAATTCAAACAGGATTATCCGGGCAAAAAACTGATTGTTACCGAGTCGACCTCAGCATTGCAAACCCGCGGTTGGTACCAGATGCCTTCCGACAGCATCGCTCGCGTCCCCAAACGTTGGGACATCCCCTACTCGACACCTCACCATTTCTGCTCCGCTTATGATAATTGCTCGGCTCCCTGGGGATCGACTCACGAAGAAACATGGAAGGTGGTGAAGGCTAATCCGTATGTTTCGGGTATGTTTGTCTGGACCGGTTTCGACTATATCGGGGAACCGACGCCTTACACATGGCCTTCGCGCAGTTCTTATTTCGGCATTGTCGATCTGGCGGGCTTCCCGAAGGATGTTTACTACATGTATCAAAGCGAATGTACGACCAAAACCGTTTTGCACCTCTTCCCTCACTGGAACTGGAAGCCCGGGCAAACTGTCGACATGTGGGCTTATTACAACAACGCCGACGAGGTGGAATTATTCCTCAACGGTCGGTCATTGGGACGCCAACACAAAGTGGGCGATCAGTTACACGTTATGTGGAAAGTGCCGTTCGAAGCAGGAACCCTGCGTGCCATATCTTACAAGCAAGGGCGACAGGTAGCGTCTACCGAAGTGAAAACCGCCGGAATTCCTAACCGCATCCGCCTGACAGCCGACCGCCGTAAAATTACCGCCGACGGCAGCGACCTTTCCTTTGTCACCATCGACATCGTGGATAAAGACGGAAATCTTGTTCCCGATGCCGACAATTTGGTTAAGTTCCAACTTGAGGGCCCGGGTAAAATTGCAGGTGTGGATAACGGCAGCCCAATCAGCATGGAGTCGTTCAAGGCCGACCATCGCAAGGCATTCAACGGCAAGGCTCTTTGTGTCGTCCAATCGAAAAAACGTAGCGGCATTATCCGTTTAACGGCAACATCGGCAGGATTGGCAACGGGAATCGTGGAAATAAGCAGTAAGTAA
- a CDS encoding GH36-type glycosyl hydrolase domain-containing protein: MQFGHFDDSRREYVITNPRTPWPWINYLGNEDFFSLVSNTGGGYSFYKDAKFRRITRYRYNNVPMDSGGKYFYINDGESIWSPGWKPCKTPLDSYECRHGMNYTTIKGVKNGVEAEVLYFVPLKTWAEVQKLTLRNTTSEVKTLKVFSFVEWCLWNAATDMENFQRNFSTGEVEIENSVIYHKTEYKERRNHYAYYAANVALNGFETDRETFFGLYNGFDEPQTVLEGAPRNSVAHGWSPIASHYIEVTLQPSESKDLVFVLGYVENEEEEKWESKNIINKTKAKATIARFDTAEKVDAALAELRAYWDNLLNVFRVKTGEEKLDRMVNIWNQYQCMITFCFSRSASFFESGIGRGMGFRDSNQDLIGFVHQIPERARERIIDIASTQFPDGGCYHQYQPLTKKGNNEIGQGFNDDPMWLILGTTAYIKETGDFSILDEPVPFDNVPGSEVSLFEHLIVSFDHVINHLGPHGLPLIGRADWNDCLNLNCFSNDPNESFQTTENKTEGSKAESLMIAGLFVIYGNDYVELCKKLGKNEEAARAQMHVDKMVEAVKQHGWDGEWFLRAYDYFGNKIGSNENEEGKIFIESNGWCTMAGIGLEDGLVTKALDSVKERLDCEHGIVLNNPAFSKYYIEYGEISSYPEGYKENAGIFCHNNPWIIIGETVQGRGDRAWKYFRKICPSYTEHISDLHKVEPYVYAQMIAGKDAFKPGEAKNSWLTGTAAWNFYAISQYILGIQPTYDGLRIDPCIPAEWDEYSVTRQFRGATYEITVKNPNGNMKGVKSLVIDGKAVSGNIVPVIPAGTVCKIEVTL; this comes from the coding sequence ATGCAATTCGGACATTTCGACGACAGCCGACGTGAATACGTCATTACCAACCCACGCACGCCGTGGCCCTGGATTAATTATTTAGGCAACGAGGATTTTTTCAGTTTGGTTTCAAACACCGGCGGTGGCTATTCTTTTTACAAAGATGCCAAGTTCCGCCGTATAACCCGTTATCGCTACAACAATGTACCGATGGATAGCGGCGGTAAGTATTTCTACATCAACGACGGCGAGTCCATCTGGAGTCCCGGTTGGAAGCCCTGCAAAACGCCTCTCGACAGCTATGAATGCCGCCACGGGATGAATTACACCACCATAAAAGGCGTCAAAAACGGAGTGGAAGCCGAAGTGCTTTACTTTGTGCCGCTGAAAACATGGGCTGAAGTTCAAAAACTCACGCTGCGCAATACCACTTCGGAAGTGAAAACATTGAAAGTATTTTCTTTCGTTGAATGGTGTTTGTGGAACGCGGCTACCGATATGGAAAACTTCCAGCGTAATTTCTCCACCGGCGAAGTAGAAATAGAAAACTCGGTGATTTATCACAAAACCGAATACAAAGAGCGTCGCAATCATTATGCTTATTATGCTGCCAACGTGGCTTTGAACGGCTTCGAGACTGACCGCGAAACATTCTTCGGACTGTACAACGGATTCGACGAACCGCAGACCGTACTCGAAGGTGCTCCGCGTAACTCGGTGGCTCACGGTTGGTCGCCCATTGCGTCTCACTACATCGAAGTGACTTTGCAACCTAGCGAGTCGAAAGATTTAGTGTTCGTTTTGGGCTATGTCGAAAATGAGGAAGAAGAAAAATGGGAAAGCAAAAACATCATCAATAAAACCAAAGCCAAAGCAACTATTGCACGCTTTGATACAGCCGAAAAAGTGGATGCTGCGCTGGCCGAACTGCGCGCTTACTGGGACAATCTGTTGAATGTGTTCAGAGTGAAAACCGGTGAAGAAAAGCTGGATCGCATGGTGAACATCTGGAATCAGTACCAATGTATGATTACCTTCTGTTTCTCGCGCTCAGCGTCGTTCTTCGAAAGTGGCATCGGTCGCGGGATGGGTTTCCGCGATTCCAATCAGGACTTGATCGGTTTTGTGCATCAAATTCCGGAACGCGCCCGCGAGCGCATCATCGACATTGCTTCTACCCAATTCCCCGACGGCGGTTGCTACCATCAATACCAACCATTGACAAAAAAAGGGAACAACGAAATTGGACAGGGCTTCAACGACGACCCGATGTGGTTGATTCTTGGTACCACGGCTTATATCAAAGAAACGGGTGATTTTTCTATATTGGACGAGCCGGTACCGTTTGACAATGTGCCCGGTTCTGAGGTATCGCTATTCGAGCACCTCATCGTGTCATTCGACCACGTGATTAATCATCTCGGTCCTCACGGATTACCACTAATCGGCCGTGCTGACTGGAACGACTGCCTAAACCTGAATTGCTTCTCCAACGATCCGAACGAAAGTTTCCAAACCACAGAAAACAAAACTGAAGGTTCCAAAGCCGAAAGTTTGATGATTGCCGGATTGTTTGTTATTTACGGCAACGATTATGTGGAATTGTGCAAAAAATTAGGTAAAAACGAAGAAGCCGCCCGTGCGCAAATGCATGTGGACAAAATGGTGGAGGCTGTGAAGCAACACGGCTGGGATGGCGAATGGTTCCTGCGTGCTTATGACTATTTCGGCAACAAAATCGGCTCGAACGAAAATGAAGAGGGTAAAATTTTTATCGAATCGAACGGATGGTGTACCATGGCCGGTATCGGTCTCGAAGATGGTCTGGTAACCAAAGCACTCGACTCGGTAAAAGAACGCCTCGACTGCGAACATGGCATTGTACTCAACAATCCGGCATTCTCAAAATACTATATCGAATACGGCGAAATATCCAGTTATCCGGAAGGTTACAAAGAAAACGCCGGCATCTTCTGCCACAACAATCCGTGGATCATCATTGGTGAAACCGTGCAGGGACGAGGCGACCGTGCGTGGAAATATTTCCGCAAAATCTGTCCGTCGTACACCGAGCATATCAGCGACCTGCACAAGGTAGAACCTTACGTTTATGCCCAGATGATAGCCGGTAAAGATGCCTTCAAGCCCGGCGAAGCCAAAAACTCGTGGCTTACAGGTACGGCAGCATGGAATTTTTACGCTATTTCGCAATACATTCTCGGTATTCAGCCCACATACGACGGCCTGCGCATCGATCCGTGTATCCCTGCCGAATGGGACGAATACAGCGTCACCCGCCAGTTCCGCGGTGCAACCTACGAAATCACGGTAAAAAATCCGAACGGAAATATGAAGGGAGTGAAATCGCTTGTCATCGATGGAAAAGCTGTTTCTGGTAACATAGTTCCTGTGATACCGGCAGGCACTGTCTGCAAGATAGAAGTAACGCTTTAA
- a CDS encoding glycoside hydrolase family 3 N-terminal domain-containing protein: protein MRHKNLLLSAGIFIFGAISLSFIPVKEVSPYESQISKIMSKMTLEQKVGQMAQFSVDAVLKSKIPGVPDFPVEVDIDKVTHILGDLKAGSLLNTPAGIAQNTATWDKLNNQLQEIAMKANGIPMIFGVDAIHGANYTEGSVLFPQEIAMAATFNRQLVYEGAKVSAYEVRASITPWNFSPVLDMGRNPNWSRIWETYGEDPFLTSELGVACIKGYQGNDPNHVGMYNVAACLKHFMGYGVPVSGQDRTPALIPENELRERHLKPYAATIKAGALSVMVNSAIINGEPVHASHHILTDILKDELKFDGVVVTDWQDINNLYKRDRIASSDKEAIMISINAGVDMAMIPYDENYCKDLVALVKENKVSMSRIDDAVRRILRMKYRLGLFSKPTWKSTDYTNFGSAQSQQLAKSSADEAITLLKNKNYLLPLQKAYRILVTGPNADTKRSLNGGWSRNWQGDKTPEHEKAGATILEALQQKAGKDHVVYEPGVTYNEKGKYYDENSPEIDKAVAAAKGCDVIVACIGENSYCETPGNLTSLEMSKNQQALISELAKTGKPIVLILNEGRPRIFSDIEPLANAVVHTYLPGSYGSLSLADILYGDVNPSGKLPYTYPKYTNLLTTYDYKPSENREVMEGAYNYDANNAVQYPFGFGLSYTSFEYSNLKINKAHFNANDELEFTVTVKNTGKIAGKEAVLLFVSDDVASLTPDNKRLRAFEKVSLLAGETKTITLKVPASELAFVGLDNKWRLEAGSFTVRCGNQKLSINADETKVWESYLK from the coding sequence ATGAGACACAAAAATTTATTACTCAGTGCCGGCATTTTTATCTTCGGAGCAATATCATTGAGTTTTATTCCAGTCAAAGAGGTTTCTCCCTACGAATCTCAGATCTCGAAAATAATGTCGAAGATGACATTGGAACAAAAAGTAGGACAAATGGCTCAATTCAGTGTTGATGCCGTACTGAAAAGCAAAATACCCGGAGTTCCCGATTTTCCTGTCGAAGTAGATATTGACAAAGTAACTCACATTTTGGGAGACCTGAAAGCCGGTTCGTTACTGAATACACCGGCCGGTATTGCCCAAAACACTGCCACATGGGATAAACTGAACAATCAATTGCAGGAAATAGCAATGAAAGCGAATGGCATTCCTATGATTTTCGGCGTTGATGCCATTCACGGAGCCAACTATACAGAAGGTTCGGTACTTTTTCCGCAGGAAATCGCGATGGCTGCCACGTTTAACCGACAACTGGTGTACGAAGGGGCAAAAGTGAGCGCTTACGAAGTTCGTGCCAGCATTACTCCGTGGAACTTCTCTCCTGTACTCGACATGGGACGTAACCCCAACTGGTCGCGTATCTGGGAAACCTACGGTGAAGATCCATTCCTCACATCCGAACTGGGTGTCGCCTGCATAAAAGGCTATCAGGGCAACGATCCGAACCACGTTGGCATGTACAATGTGGCCGCCTGCCTGAAACATTTTATGGGCTACGGTGTTCCGGTCAGCGGACAGGATCGTACTCCGGCGCTGATTCCTGAAAACGAGCTGCGCGAACGCCACCTGAAACCGTATGCCGCTACCATTAAAGCAGGAGCATTGTCTGTGATGGTAAATTCGGCCATTATCAACGGAGAACCGGTTCATGCAAGCCATCACATTCTCACCGACATTCTGAAAGATGAGCTCAAATTCGATGGCGTGGTGGTAACCGACTGGCAGGACATCAACAACCTTTACAAACGCGACCGGATTGCCTCCAGCGACAAAGAAGCGATTATGATTTCTATCAATGCCGGTGTCGATATGGCAATGATTCCTTACGACGAAAATTATTGCAAAGATTTGGTGGCACTGGTGAAAGAAAACAAAGTGTCGATGAGCCGTATCGACGATGCCGTCCGTCGTATTCTGCGTATGAAATACCGCTTAGGCTTGTTCAGTAAACCGACATGGAAAAGTACGGACTATACAAACTTCGGATCAGCTCAAAGTCAGCAACTGGCAAAATCATCTGCTGACGAAGCAATTACTCTACTGAAAAACAAAAACTATTTATTGCCACTGCAGAAGGCTTACCGCATTTTGGTGACAGGACCGAATGCAGATACAAAGCGCAGTCTGAATGGTGGTTGGAGCCGCAACTGGCAGGGAGACAAGACTCCGGAACATGAAAAAGCAGGTGCTACCATTCTGGAAGCCTTGCAACAAAAAGCCGGCAAAGATCATGTGGTATACGAACCCGGAGTGACTTACAACGAGAAAGGCAAATACTACGACGAAAATAGCCCCGAAATAGACAAAGCTGTTGCTGCTGCAAAAGGTTGCGATGTTATCGTGGCTTGTATCGGCGAGAATTCTTACTGCGAAACACCGGGTAATCTCACGTCTCTGGAGATGTCGAAAAATCAACAAGCTTTGATTAGTGAACTTGCCAAAACCGGCAAACCCATAGTTTTGATCCTCAACGAAGGCCGTCCTCGAATATTTTCCGATATCGAACCGCTCGCAAACGCCGTTGTTCATACCTATTTGCCAGGCAGCTACGGCAGCCTGTCGTTGGCCGATATTCTGTATGGCGATGTCAATCCTTCGGGAAAATTACCTTACACCTATCCGAAATATACCAACCTGCTGACTACTTACGACTATAAACCGTCGGAAAATCGTGAGGTAATGGAAGGAGCCTATAACTACGATGCCAACAACGCTGTACAATATCCGTTCGGCTTCGGGTTGAGTTATACCTCTTTCGAATATTCGAACCTAAAAATCAACAAGGCTCACTTCAACGCAAACGACGAACTTGAATTTACCGTCACTGTAAAAAATACTGGTAAAATAGCAGGTAAAGAGGCAGTCTTGTTATTTGTTTCCGACGATGTAGCATCGCTTACACCCGACAACAAACGCCTGCGTGCATTCGAGAAAGTAAGTCTGCTTGCGGGAGAGACAAAAACGATCACCTTAAAGGTACCTGCATCCGAACTTGCTTTTGTAGGACTCGACAACAAATGGCGTTTAGAAGCCGGTAGTTTCACCGTCCGTTGCGGAAATCAAAAATTATCCATCAATGCTGATGAAACAAAGGTTTGGGAGAGCTACTTAAAATAA